DNA from Microbacterium foliorum:
AGAGCCCTTCGTCGCGTCGCGCCGCCCGCGAACGCCTGAACACCGCCGAGGTCATCGTCGCGGCGGCCGCCGTCGCCGCAGCGACAGCGGCGGCCGAGTCGGCTGAGGTCGTCGAGATCCCCGACACCGACGATGTCCTCGAGCACGCGGTCGACGCCCCGGAAGCGCCGGTCCCGGCCGCCGAGGCGAGTGACGCCGACGGATCCGACGACAACGGCCCGTCGCCGTCGTCGGAGGAAGAAGACGCCTTCGAGAGCGCGTCCCGCGCGTTCCGCTCTGTGGCCTCCGGCAGCATCCCGATGCCCGCTGCGGCATCGGACCGCGACGCCGAGAACGACGCCGAGGCCGAGCCCACCGTGCACGTCGCGCGACGACGTCCTCAGGTGCGCAAGTTCCTCGCGGTCGGCGCCACCGTCGGTGTGATGAGCCTCGCAGGACTCCTCGCCGTCGGTATGACGCTGCCGGCTGAGGCCGTCGCCGCCGTGCAGGGATCCCCGTCGCTCGCAGCGACCTCCCTCGTGGCCGCATCGGGCGCGCAGAAGGCGGGTGCCGCCGACGACGAGATCCAGGCGTTCGTCACCTCGTCCGACGTGCAGAACGAGGCGCTCACGCGCTCCGACAGCTTCTCGACCGTGTCGCTGATCCAGGTCGCCTCCGAAGAGGGCATCAACTACTCCAACGAGGTCTTCACCAACGACCCCGAGGCGGCCATCCAGTGGCCGTTCAAGGTGGGCGTGGGCATGAGCTCGGGCTACGGAATGCGGTGGGGTCGCCTGCACGAGGGCATCGACTTCGTCCCCGGCGAGGGAGCCCCCATCCAGGCGGTGGCCGACGGCGTCGTCCGTATCGCCACCGAGCAGGGCGGCGCCTACGGTGTGACCGTCTACATCGACCACGTGATCGACGGACAGATCGTCACGAGCCACTACTCGCACATGCAGTACGGCTCGCTCCAGGTCAAGGCCGGCCAGACGGTGAAGGTCGGCGACATCGTCGGCCACACCGGAAACACCGGACGTTCGTACGGCGCGCACCTGCATTTCGAGATCATCATCAACGGCAGCACGATCGACCCGCTGCCGTGGTTGCGCGAGAATGCGGGCCGGTACTCGTACTGACCCACCTCGATTTCATGAGGACGCCACTGTGATGGTATTCTCGTGTGGTTGCCCCGCGAGGGGCAGCACGCCCCGATAGCTCAGTGGCAGAGCACTTCCATGGTAAGGAAGGGGTCGTCAGTTCAATCCTGACTCGGGGCTCACGGTGTTCGTATCTGCGATGCGGATGCGGTGCGGCAGGGTAGCTCAGCTGGTCAGAGCGCACGACTCATAATCGTGAGGTCGCGGGTTCAAGCCCCGCTCCTGCTACAGATCAAGACCCCCGGGAATCGGGGGTTTTGTCGTATGCGGGACGACCACCGGAGTGGTACCGGGGAGGGTTGTGCCGGTTTTGTGCCGGTAGCAGCCAGTAAGAGGCTGCGAAGACGGACGAATCTATGGGCTGTCAGCGCCGTGGAAGTCGGGGCAGTCCGCGAGACAGCATCCGCAGATCGGATCGTCTTGCGTCCCCATGTCGGCCTCGTTCTGACAACCACAGTCCGGGCATGCGCAGAGAGTGCCCTGCGTTGGATATCCCAGTGCCGCGCGCTTGGCCCCAGCGAGATCAGCGCTGAACCGGACGAGGTGTTTCTCGCCGTCGAGCGTGACGTAGGTAGCTTCTTGATTTGGCATAACGGAACAGGATACGCGATGTCGTTGCCGAGCAGACGGGAAGCATCTGTTCTTGCCGATAGCTCCCGATAGTTCGCTTCCAACTATCGGAAGCTATCTATGCCGTCAGGCCCAGGCTCCCCGATACGCGATCGGACTGCTCGCGACTCTCGCTGAGGCGGAACAGGTCTTGCAGGCGAGCAAAGATCTTCGCTCATTGCTCACGGCCTACGCGCATCAAGTTCACCAACCGCGCCCAAAGATGGCTGACGTTGCCCGCGCTCAGAGTGCGAGCCCGCAGGCGGTGACGACGCGTTACTCCTCGAAGACAACCGCAGCGCTTGAAGAGATTCTGTCTGGACAGTCGGGTGAGCCCGAGACCGTTGCGAGCATGATTGAGAAGCTTGCGACGGATGCCGTCGTTGCGGGCTTCCCGTCCTTGCAGACGCTTCGAGGGCCTGACGTCACGTGGTCCACCGAGGACTCTGCTGATGACCTCAGCTTCGACCTTTCACGCAAGACCGAGTCTCATAGCGCAGCAGTCGAGCTGTGAGAACTTTCTTTACTCGTTCAAGGCCGGCCTCCGGCCGGCTGAGCGGGATGCGTTGTCGCACTGCGGTGCGTCCGGTCCTCGCTCCGCTGCGGTCCGGGCGCTCCTCGGCGACAACGCATCCCGCCTCTGCGGGCCGGTAGGCTTCTCGGTAATCTCACACAGCCGGGGGGGCAAGAGCATGAATTGTGGCAACTGCGGAAGACAACTGACGCCCGGAGCGCCGTTGTGCGCGTGGTGCGGGCAGGCGGTTGCGGGCGCGAGCTCGGCGATCGCGAACGGTCCTAACGGAATCGCGGCAGCGGGACCGAACGCGAGAGTCAAGGTCAAGCGGGTCAAGAAAGTCACGAAGACCGGGAACAGTTGGGATACGCGACCAAAGTCCGAATTTGCGGTCAAGGAACGGTCAGTCTCGGGCTGGCTGGAGTTGGTCGCCGCCGTCGTGACTCTTGTGTCCGCAGCCATCGGATTTTTCGCGGCGAGAGCGGATCTCACGATTGCGCTAAACCTGCTGGTCTTCGCCGTCGTCATCCTGATCGCAGTGGTCGCTGGGTTTTTCGCCGTCCATTTTGCGGCCGCCCGTATGCAACAGCACTCAGTCGTTCGCGTTGGCTCCTGGGTGCTAGGGGTTCTCATCATGCGTGACGGCGAACGGGCGCTGACTTGGGCGAGTCCCGAGGTGCGCTGCCCGTGGTGTCCGCCTGCCAAGAAACGCGGCGTGATGAGTCTGGAGTGGGCCGACGGCGAGCCCATGTTCATCTGTAAAGCGAATCCGAAACAGCACCGAAACGGCTTTGACTGGACCCAGGTGTGACGGACTCGGCGTGCCGGTTTTGTGCCGGTAGCTCTGCTGAAACCATCCTCAACCAGCCGCGACCAACGAAGACGACATTCGCGGAATCGCGGGGCAATCGGCGACCAACAAGTGCCCGTCAGGCCACGGAATCTAACTCATAATCGTGAGGTCGCGGGTTCAAGCCCCGCTCCTGCTACATCACGACAAACCCCCGGTTCGCCGGGGGTTTTCGCGTATCCGGGACGACGCGACGCCACGACCGCCATGGATCTCCCTCTGTCAAGGGGGATGCCGCAGCGCCGTCATCGCGGCGAGACTGGCACTCCTATTCCGCAGCAGCAGATCGGAGCGATCATGTCAGACCCGCAGGCAGCACCCGACGACAACGCAGAGATCGACGCGACCGGAGTCGACGCCGACTTCGTGACCACCGACCGTGACCCCGAGCCGGACTCCGCCACCCCGGGCGAGGAGCAGCGCGCAGCGGGTGACGACGACGAAGACGACGTCGACGTCTCCGACCTGCCCTGAGCATCGGAAGCCCGTTCCCCTCGGGGAGCGGGCTTCTCTGTGCGACGGCCCCGGCTCTCGGAGCGGTCGCGTGATCAATCCGCACTGTTTTGTGACGAATGGGCCCCGAGATCCGTCTTAGTGGTGTCGCTGAACTGCGGCCCCGCCCCACAGGCGGGAACACTGACTACGAAGGAGACCATCATGGCGAACGTCACGAGCGGAACCCCGGCCACGGCGACCGGCACCACGACGACCGAGGTAGCCTCCACGGGCGAGACCATCATCGAGAACAACGTCGTCGCGAAGATCGCCGGAATCGCGGCGCGCGAGGTGAACGGTGTGTACGCCCTCGGCGGCGGAGCCGCACGTGCGGTCGGCGCCATCCGCGACGCTCTCAACTCCACGGACCTGACGCAGGGCGTGCGGGTCGAGGTGGGCGAGACCCAGGTGGCCGTCGACATCACCATCGTCGCCGAGTATCCCGCGGCGCTGCACACGGTCGCCGACGACGTGCGGGCGGCAGTCGCCCGTGCGATGTCCGACTACGTCGGCAAGCAGGCGGTCGAGATCAACGTGACCATCAACGACGTGCACATCCCCTCGGACGATGACGACGTCGCCGCAGAGCCCGACATGCGGGTTCTCTGAGTCGCAGGGCAGTCGGCACATGAGATGGTTCGGGTGCGGTGACCGCGCGATCGGATCGGGGATCCCATCCGATCGCGGGTCCGCTCCGAATCTCTCACAGGGGTCACACGAGGGGGTCGTCGAATGGTGGGGGAACGATTTCGATCTGCGCTGGAGGAAGCAGACGACCGGTTGGTCGCGAGTCGGGCGATGGATGGGGACATCGCCGCCTTCGCGGTACTCGTGCGCAGGTATACGCCGATGATGCGTGCATACACGCAGCGGATGCTGAACGCCTCCGCCGATGTCGATGACATCGTGCAGGAGGCGTTCGTGACCGCCTGGCAGCGTTTCTCGGAACTCGACGATCCGTCCAAGGTCAAGAGCTGGCTGATGCGCATCGTGAGCCGAAAGGCCGTCGATCGCATCCGCGCGCTGCGGCCGACGGTCGACGTCGACGATGTCGAACAGTCCGCTCCTTCTCAGACCTCGCCCGACCGTGTCGCCGAGGCGCGAGCCGGCGTGGCGGCGCTGGGGGCGGCCCTGCAGGAGCTCCCCGCCGCGCAGCGCGAATGCTGGGTCCTGCGGGAGATGGGCGGCTACTCCTACGACGAGATCGCGACCGAGCTCGACATCTCGGTGTCGACGGCGCGCGGCCTCCTCGCTCGAGCTCGCAAATCCATGATCGTGCGGATGGAGGCATGGCGATGACCGACGAACACGAACACGGCACTCCCGAGATCCACGACACTCCCGAGGCCCAGGGCGCTCCCGAGGTTTCCGAGGTCCAGGGCACTGCCGGGGTCGAAGTGCATGAGCTCGGCCTGGAGCCGGGCGATCTCGACGGGCACACCCTCGAAGAGCTGACGGACTACCTCGAAGCCGGGCGTGAGCCTGCGGACCCGTCCATCGAGGGATCCCCGGGGTGCCAGCTGGCTCTCGACGCTCTCGAGCAGCTCCGCGGACTCGGCGGCGAGCTCATCGCCGCCGACACTGCGGCGATGCCCGAGGTCGACGACAGCTGGGTGGACAGGATCCTCAGCGGCATCGCGCTCGACGCGCGAGCCGGACGCCGCATCCCGTTCGACGATCCCGACCCCTCGACCGATTTCGGGATCACCGAGGGCGCGGTTCGCGGCCTGATCAGATCTGCGGAGAACATGGTTCCCGGGATCCTCGTCGGCCACTCGGAGCTCGACGGCGACGTCACCATTCCCGGAGCACGGATCCGCATCTCGATCGAAGTCAACGCGTTCTACGGAGAGTCGATCCCCGTGGCGGTCCAGCGGCTTCGCGACGAGGTGGCCGAGCGGGTGCAGCGGCACACGGATCTCACGGTGACCGCGATCGACGTCACGGTGCGTGACGTCCAGAGGGTGAGTCGTTCGACGGAGGACAGATCATGACGACGATGGTGTATGACGGGCTCGCCGAGCGGGTTCAGGCGGCCGTGCTGGGCGCTCCCGGCGTGCGGAACGTCTACCGGGCGGGCTCGCTCGTCTCGAACCTGGTGGGCACCGGCGCTGCGGCGCTCGGTGTGACCGCGGCGAACGAGCCGCTCGTGGCCGTGATCGCCGGCGAGGGCGGCGTGCGCGTCGAATCCTCCCTCGGGATCGAGTACACGGCGAACGCGATCGAGACATTGCGTGCGGTCCGGGCGGCCGTGGCCGATCTGCTCGCCGCCGACGGTCTCGCCGTCACGGCGATCATGCTCACCGTCGCCTACGTGCATCCGCGCGAGTCCTCTCGTCTTCCGGAGACCGTCGCACTCGTGTGAATGCGTCGAAGGCGCCGACCCCTCAGGGGCCGGCGCCTTCGTGCTGCGTGGCGGTCTCAGGCGATCGCGCGCAGGCCGTCCACCAGCGGCGTGGTCGGCCGACCGATGAGGCGGGAGAGGGTGCCGTCGGTGTCGCCGAGTGCGCCGGAGGCGATTCCCGCGTCGAGGGCGACGACGAATCCTGCCGTGCCCTCATCGAGACCGGCGGCCAGGAGGCCTTCGCGCTGCTCGTCGGGCGTCAGCGAGTGGTAGACGACCTCACGGCCGGAGATCTCGGCGATGGCCGCGGCGAGATCGTCGTAGCTCCAGGCGACGTCGCCGCCGAGTTCGTACACCTGACCGAGGTGGCCGTCTTCGAGCAGCACCACGGCGGCGGCGTCGGCGAAGTCCTTGCGGCTGGCCGAGGCCACACGTCCAGACCCCGCGCCGGCGGCGAGCACGCCCGTCTCGGATGCGCGGGAGAGGTCCGCGGCGTAGTTCTCGGTGTACCAGTTGTTCCGCAGGATCACGGACGGCAGACCCGAGGCGGCGATGAGCTCCTCGGTGGCCTTGTGCTCGGGTGCGAGCACGAGGTCGCTCGTGGTGGCCTTGGGGGCGCTGGTGTACACGAACTTGGTGACACCGGCATCCGCTGCGGCATCGATGACCGCCCGGTGCTGAGCCGTGCGCTGGCCGACCTCCGAGCCCGAGATCAGCAGCACCGAGTCGACGCCGTCGAGTGCGGCGGCGATCGTGGCCGGCTCCGCGTAGTCGAGACGAGCGACCCGCACGCCCAGATCGGCTGCCTTCGCGACGTCGCGGGCGCCGGCGACGATCGACTGGGGGTCCGCTCCGCGCTCGAGCAGGCTGGCGATGACGAGGCGTCCGAGGTTGCCGGTCGCGCCGGTGACGAGGATGGTCATGGGGTGTCCTTTCGTAGGTGACAGGAGCATCAACCTCGAGACGGTGTCGAGGCATTCCGTATCGTGGGTACCCACTTTGACGTAAGGTACCAACGTGACGGTTAGTTATGCGCAGATCCGGGAATCCACGCCGCAGGTCTTCGAGCCCGGGTGCAGCACTCGGGTCGTCCTGGACCATGTGATGAGCAAGTGGGGTGTGCTCGTGCTGTCGTCGCTGTCGGACGGCACCCAGCGCTGGGGCGAGCTGCGCCGAGAGGTGGGCGGGATCAGCGAGAAGATGCTCGCCTCGACTCTGCGCACCCTCGCCGACGACGGCCTCGTGCATCGGGAGTCATTCCCGACGGTGCCTCCGCACGTCGAGTACAGCTTGACGCCGCTCGGTCGCGATCTCATGCAGCGGATGCTCCCTCTCGTCGAATGGGTGGCCGACCATGCCGACGCGATGACGGGACGCGCCTAGTTCCACCGATTCCGTCGCAGTAGCGGGATCACACCATCGGAAATCGTCGCAAAAAGAAAACGATTGACGCGATAAGCGTGGCGGCCGTATCTTCTGAGCATGTCAGCTACGACGCCGATCCATCTCGAACGCCCCGACGGCAAGGGGCTCGCCACCGGTTCGCTCGGCCTGTGGGGGTCCACCGTCATCGGTCTCGCGTCCACTGCGCCGGTGTACTCGCTGGTCGCGACGCTCGGATTCGTGGTGCTCGCCGTCGGAGCGCAGGCGCCGATCGCCTTCATCATCGCCTTCGTGCCGATGCTCCTCATCGCCTTCGCCTACCGCGAGCTCAACAACGCCGTGCCCGACTGCGGGACGACGTTCACCTGGGGGACGAAGGCGTTCGGTCCCTGGGTGGGCTGGATGGGCGGCTGGGGCGTCGCCGTCGCCGGCATGGTCGTGCTCGCGAATCTCGCCCAGATCGCATCCGTGTACTTCTGGTCGCTGATCGGATTCGATCTCGAGAACAACGACTGGCGGATCATCCTCGTCGCGGTGCTCTTCATCGCCTCCATGACATGGGTCAGCTGGCGCGGTGTCGAGATCGGCGAGCGCATCCAGAACATCCTTCTGGCCATCCAGTACCTGGCCCTCGCGATCTTCGTCGTGGCCGCGCTGTGGCAGTTCTTCGGAGGGACGGCACCCGATCCCACGCCGTTCGACCTCGAGTGGCTGAACCCGTTCGCGTTCACCGACTGGTCGGGCTTCACCGAGGCGATCCTTCTCGCGCTCTTCATCTACTGGGGCTGGGACACCTGCCTCGCACTCAACGAGGAGACGAAGGACCCCAAGAAGATCCCGGGGCGCGCCGCGCTGCTGACGACCGTCATCCTGCTGTTCACGTACGTCGGCGTCACGATCGCGGCGATGATGTATGCGGGACTCGGCGACACGGGGACGGGTCTGGGCAACGAGGCGAACGCCGACGACTTCTTCCTCGCGATCAAGGACGGCCTCCTCGGCCCGTTCGGCTGGATGCTGGTGGTCGCCGTGATCATCTCGGCGGTCTCCTCCACGCAGACGACGATCCTGCCGACAGCACGAGGCACCCTCGCGATGGGGGTCTACCGCGCGCTGCCCGCGAAGTTCAAGGAGGTGCACCCCACCTTCAAGACGCCGTCGTTCTCGACCGTCGTCATGGGTGTCGTCGCCTCCGCCTACTACGTCGGCATGACGCTGATCAGCGACAACATCCTGCAGGATTCCATCCTGTCGCTGGGGCTCGCGATCGCGTTCTACTACGCCATCACCGGATTCGCCTGCGTCTGGTACTTCCGCAAGGATCTCACTTCCTCGGCGCGCGACTTCTTCTTCAAGGGCCTGTTCCCGCTGCTCGGGGGACTCATGCTCACGGGCGCCTTCGTGCAGTCGGCGATCGACATGTGGGACGTCGACTACGGCTACACCGTGCTCTTCGGCATCGGCGGGACCTTCGTGATCGGCATCGGCTCGCTCGCCATCGGATTGGTGCTCATGTTCATCTGGTACCTGTTCCCGCGGTCGAAGCGGTTCTTCCGCGGCGAGAGCCTCAACCGCGACACCCAGGTGATGGTGCCGGACGAGCCGGGCGACCTCATCCGCTCCATCGACGGCGGGATCTGACCGGTATCGGGCGGCGAACGGCGACGGCCTAGGCTTTATCCGTGCGCATCCGGCTCGACATCGCCTACGACGGCACCCACTTCCGCGGGTGGGCGAAGCAGCCGACCCTGCGCACCGTGCAGGGCACTCTCGAGGCGGCGCTCGCGCGCATCGTCGGCTCCGACGTGCAGTTCGTGGTCGCCGGCCGCACGGATGCGGGGGTGCACGCGCAGGGGCAGGTGGCGCACGTCGATCTCGACGACGAGCAGTGGGCGCGTATCGAATCGCGACAGGGCCGCACGCCGCAGGATCCGGCGTCCTCCATCGCCCGACGCATGCGCGGCGTCCTCAGCGCCTACCCCGATGCGACCGTGACACGCAGCTCGATCGCTCCCGCAGGGTTCGACGCGCGCTTCTCCGCCGTATGGCGGCGCTATCGTTACCGGCTCGCCGACGACGCGTCCGGCTACGATCCGATCCGCCGCCACGACACGACATCGCACCGGGGAACGCTCGACGTCGCCGCGATGGATGAGGCGGCGTGCACGCTCATCGGACTCCACGACTTCGCGGCATACTGCAAGCCGCGTGAGGAGGCGACGACCATCCGCACCCTGCTCGACTATCGGTGGAGCAGGGATGCGCAGGGTGTGCTCGTCGCCGAGGTCAAAGCCGATGCCTTCTGTCACAGCATGGTCAGGGCACTGGTCGGCGCCTGCGCGGCGGTGGGCGAGGGGCGCCTGGGCGTCGACGACCTCGCGGTGCTGCGCGATGCACTCACGCGGACCAGTGAGTTCAAGGTGCTGGCCGCGCGGGGCCTGACGCTCAC
Protein-coding regions in this window:
- the truA gene encoding tRNA pseudouridine(38-40) synthase TruA, which encodes MRIRLDIAYDGTHFRGWAKQPTLRTVQGTLEAALARIVGSDVQFVVAGRTDAGVHAQGQVAHVDLDDEQWARIESRQGRTPQDPASSIARRMRGVLSAYPDATVTRSSIAPAGFDARFSAVWRRYRYRLADDASGYDPIRRHDTTSHRGTLDVAAMDEAACTLIGLHDFAAYCKPREEATTIRTLLDYRWSRDAQGVLVAEVKADAFCHSMVRALVGACAAVGEGRLGVDDLAVLRDALTRTSEFKVLAARGLTLTEVGYPADELLATRAEQTRARRGRTRA
- a CDS encoding Asp23/Gls24 family envelope stress response protein, which codes for MTDEHEHGTPEIHDTPEAQGAPEVSEVQGTAGVEVHELGLEPGDLDGHTLEELTDYLEAGREPADPSIEGSPGCQLALDALEQLRGLGGELIAADTAAMPEVDDSWVDRILSGIALDARAGRRIPFDDPDPSTDFGITEGAVRGLIRSAENMVPGILVGHSELDGDVTIPGARIRISIEVNAFYGESIPVAVQRLRDEVAERVQRHTDLTVTAIDVTVRDVQRVSRSTEDRS
- a CDS encoding M23 family metallopeptidase, translated to MPFENSQAAPAPTRRSSRPRTTAVEAPAAGVPDAASEAAPVAPQSPSSRRAARERLNTAEVIVAAAAVAAATAAAESAEVVEIPDTDDVLEHAVDAPEAPVPAAEASDADGSDDNGPSPSSEEEDAFESASRAFRSVASGSIPMPAAASDRDAENDAEAEPTVHVARRRPQVRKFLAVGATVGVMSLAGLLAVGMTLPAEAVAAVQGSPSLAATSLVAASGAQKAGAADDEIQAFVTSSDVQNEALTRSDSFSTVSLIQVASEEGINYSNEVFTNDPEAAIQWPFKVGVGMSSGYGMRWGRLHEGIDFVPGEGAPIQAVADGVVRIATEQGGAYGVTVYIDHVIDGQIVTSHYSHMQYGSLQVKAGQTVKVGDIVGHTGNTGRSYGAHLHFEIIINGSTIDPLPWLRENAGRYSY
- a CDS encoding Asp23/Gls24 family envelope stress response protein; translation: MANVTSGTPATATGTTTTEVASTGETIIENNVVAKIAGIAAREVNGVYALGGGAARAVGAIRDALNSTDLTQGVRVEVGETQVAVDITIVAEYPAALHTVADDVRAAVARAMSDYVGKQAVEINVTINDVHIPSDDDDVAAEPDMRVL
- a CDS encoding winged helix-turn-helix transcriptional regulator, which codes for MTVSYAQIRESTPQVFEPGCSTRVVLDHVMSKWGVLVLSSLSDGTQRWGELRREVGGISEKMLASTLRTLADDGLVHRESFPTVPPHVEYSLTPLGRDLMQRMLPLVEWVADHADAMTGRA
- a CDS encoding APC family permease; amino-acid sequence: MSATTPIHLERPDGKGLATGSLGLWGSTVIGLASTAPVYSLVATLGFVVLAVGAQAPIAFIIAFVPMLLIAFAYRELNNAVPDCGTTFTWGTKAFGPWVGWMGGWGVAVAGMVVLANLAQIASVYFWSLIGFDLENNDWRIILVAVLFIASMTWVSWRGVEIGERIQNILLAIQYLALAIFVVAALWQFFGGTAPDPTPFDLEWLNPFAFTDWSGFTEAILLALFIYWGWDTCLALNEETKDPKKIPGRAALLTTVILLFTYVGVTIAAMMYAGLGDTGTGLGNEANADDFFLAIKDGLLGPFGWMLVVAVIISAVSSTQTTILPTARGTLAMGVYRALPAKFKEVHPTFKTPSFSTVVMGVVASAYYVGMTLISDNILQDSILSLGLAIAFYYAITGFACVWYFRKDLTSSARDFFFKGLFPLLGGLMLTGAFVQSAIDMWDVDYGYTVLFGIGGTFVIGIGSLAIGLVLMFIWYLFPRSKRFFRGESLNRDTQVMVPDEPGDLIRSIDGGI
- a CDS encoding RNA polymerase sigma factor; translated protein: MVGERFRSALEEADDRLVASRAMDGDIAAFAVLVRRYTPMMRAYTQRMLNASADVDDIVQEAFVTAWQRFSELDDPSKVKSWLMRIVSRKAVDRIRALRPTVDVDDVEQSAPSQTSPDRVAEARAGVAALGAALQELPAAQRECWVLREMGGYSYDEIATELDISVSTARGLLARARKSMIVRMEAWR
- a CDS encoding SDR family oxidoreductase, translating into MTILVTGATGNLGRLVIASLLERGADPQSIVAGARDVAKAADLGVRVARLDYAEPATIAAALDGVDSVLLISGSEVGQRTAQHRAVIDAAADAGVTKFVYTSAPKATTSDLVLAPEHKATEELIAASGLPSVILRNNWYTENYAADLSRASETGVLAAGAGSGRVASASRKDFADAAAVVLLEDGHLGQVYELGGDVAWSYDDLAAAIAEISGREVVYHSLTPDEQREGLLAAGLDEGTAGFVVALDAGIASGALGDTDGTLSRLIGRPTTPLVDGLRAIA